One Lacunisphaera limnophila DNA window includes the following coding sequences:
- the rrtA gene encoding rhombosortase codes for MSGSPAKTPVAELQTQVLLRPATFLFALLALVVQLVPAWRAGLLYDRPALAAGELWRLWTGHLVHFGWPHFLVDAGLLLIVGWFAESRHPAFTRLGLWLMPAFVSGCLYAFEPAMLRYGGLSALNLGLLVYVAAQGWRRDWTDWFWPAVLLAYVAELFFEHYRGGTGGGTIRFDDPGIRVATGAHLASAAYALLALGASRLRPRRTL; via the coding sequence ATGTCCGGCTCGCCCGCAAAAACTCCGGTCGCAGAACTCCAGACTCAGGTCCTTCTCCGCCCCGCCACCTTTCTCTTCGCGCTGCTGGCCCTTGTCGTGCAACTCGTGCCCGCCTGGCGGGCCGGCCTGCTGTATGACCGGCCGGCGCTCGCCGCCGGCGAACTCTGGCGGCTTTGGACCGGCCATCTCGTGCATTTCGGCTGGCCCCACTTTCTCGTCGACGCCGGTCTGCTGCTCATCGTCGGCTGGTTTGCGGAGTCGCGCCACCCCGCCTTTACGCGCCTTGGCCTGTGGCTGATGCCCGCCTTCGTCTCCGGCTGCCTGTACGCCTTCGAGCCGGCCATGCTCCGCTACGGTGGACTGAGCGCCTTGAACCTCGGGCTGCTCGTCTACGTGGCCGCGCAGGGCTGGCGCCGCGACTGGACCGACTGGTTCTGGCCCGCCGTCCTGCTCGCCTACGTCGCGGAACTGTTTTTCGAGCATTACCGCGGGGGCACCGGCGGCGGCACCATCCGCTTCGACGACCCTGGCATCCGCGTCGCCACCGGCGCCCACCTCGCCAGCGCCGCCTACGCCCTCCTCGCCCTCGGCGCCTCGCGCCTCCGGCCCCGGCGCACCCTGTAG
- a CDS encoding LysR family transcriptional regulator, whose amino-acid sequence MKNNVFDTRQLLAFATLARLGSFTRAAQELYLTQGAVSHAIKALEEQAGCRLFERAGRRVALTQSGEQFLRHVEKIMAEMKTARRGLDELSRWGHGRLRLGASTTACQYILPTVLREFKQSFPKCVISIDPGDHARQMEQLLGASIDLALMLEPEGNKELNFVPLFEDEMRFLVAPGHPWAREGRVVREGFAEETLIVYSHTSYTFRLVQDYFRTEDLPLTNILELGSMEAIKELVKIGLGVGMLAPWVARPEIESGALVSLPLGRRKLKRRWGVASLRGRRLSLGEETFVGLCQSVSSEIGGRAVAVA is encoded by the coding sequence ATGAAGAACAACGTTTTTGATACGCGTCAGCTGCTCGCCTTTGCCACCTTGGCGAGGTTGGGCAGCTTCACCCGTGCCGCCCAGGAGCTTTACCTGACTCAGGGGGCGGTGAGTCACGCCATCAAGGCGTTGGAAGAGCAGGCGGGCTGCCGGTTGTTTGAGCGGGCGGGCCGGCGGGTGGCGCTGACGCAGTCCGGCGAGCAGTTTTTGCGGCACGTGGAAAAGATCATGGCCGAGATGAAGACGGCGCGGCGCGGGCTCGACGAATTGTCGCGCTGGGGGCATGGCCGGCTGCGGCTGGGGGCAAGCACGACGGCGTGCCAGTACATCCTGCCGACGGTGCTGCGGGAGTTTAAGCAAAGTTTTCCCAAGTGCGTGATCTCGATCGATCCGGGCGACCATGCGCGACAGATGGAGCAGCTGCTGGGGGCGAGCATCGACCTCGCCCTGATGCTGGAGCCGGAGGGCAACAAGGAGCTGAACTTCGTGCCGCTGTTCGAGGATGAGATGCGATTTCTGGTGGCACCCGGGCATCCGTGGGCGCGGGAGGGCCGGGTGGTGCGGGAGGGTTTCGCCGAGGAGACGCTGATCGTGTACAGTCACACGAGCTACACGTTCCGCCTGGTGCAGGATTATTTCCGGACCGAGGATCTCCCGCTGACCAACATCCTGGAGCTGGGCAGCATGGAGGCCATCAAGGAGCTGGTGAAGATCGGCCTCGGCGTGGGCATGCTGGCGCCGTGGGTGGCGCGTCCGGAGATCGAGTCGGGTGCGCTGGTGTCGCTACCTTTGGGCCGCCGCAAATTGAAGCGGCGGTGGGGCGTCGCCTCCCTGCGGGGGCGGCGGTTGTCGTTGGGTGAGGAAACCTTCGTCGGCCTGTGCCAGAGCGTGTCTTCGGAGATCGGCGGGCGGGCCGTGGCGGTGGCGTGA
- a CDS encoding YoaK family protein, whose product MIRHQTPAWVYFGGLTLATIAGTINSVGFLGQHHQALSHMTGTVTVLGYELARAGYGVALHALAILTAFFLGCLVSGALIRQSSLRLGRRYGVALSVESVLLLAAVYFLRRGANVGDYLAAAACGLQNAMVSTYSGSTMRTTHITGMVTDLGIACGHFLRRAEVDWFRFRIYGVLLLGYFAGAVLGGIGYGQWGYDTLLFPAVLSGVTGVGYTAIKHYERRRHAHAKHPAGP is encoded by the coding sequence ATGATCCGCCATCAAACCCCCGCCTGGGTCTACTTCGGCGGCCTCACGCTCGCCACCATCGCGGGCACGATCAATTCCGTCGGCTTCCTCGGCCAGCACCACCAGGCCCTCAGCCACATGACCGGCACCGTGACCGTGCTGGGCTATGAGCTGGCCCGCGCCGGCTACGGGGTGGCCCTCCACGCGCTCGCCATTCTCACGGCGTTCTTCCTCGGCTGCCTCGTCAGCGGCGCCCTCATCCGCCAGAGCTCACTGCGCCTCGGCCGCCGCTACGGGGTCGCCCTCTCGGTCGAGTCCGTCCTTCTGCTGGCGGCGGTTTATTTCCTGCGCCGGGGCGCCAATGTCGGTGACTACCTGGCCGCCGCGGCCTGCGGCCTCCAGAACGCGATGGTCAGCACCTACAGCGGCTCCACCATGCGCACGACCCACATCACCGGCATGGTCACCGACCTCGGCATCGCCTGCGGTCACTTCCTGCGCCGCGCCGAGGTCGACTGGTTCCGCTTCCGCATCTATGGCGTTCTCCTGCTCGGTTACTTCGCCGGCGCCGTCCTCGGCGGCATCGGCTACGGCCAGTGGGGTTACGACACCCTGCTCTTTCCCGCCGTACTCAGCGGCGTGACCGGGGTCGGCTACACCGCCATCAAGCACTACGAGCGCCGGCGCCACGCGCACGCCAAACATCCCGCCGGCCCGTAG
- the recF gene encoding DNA replication/repair protein RecF (All proteins in this family for which functions are known are DNA-binding proteins that assist the filamentation of RecA onto DNA for the initiation of recombination or recombinational repair.) encodes MRFQKVTLQGFRNLPLCEVELAGRRTFLCGANAQGKTNFLEALGYVTALRSFRGAETRALIGHGQAQAGLAFGLEHETLGASRIMITLKPAAREVMWEQGRVTRLGDFIGRFPTVAFWSQDNQFLRGAPALRRRWLDLTLAAMDPVYLQALQSYTRAVAERNMLLKQGRGDAGTLEAFEHELGVHAAVLVAGRRAGVEAISALFHAAHQRLVPEAETAGLVYAPDTTAATASEFAALQAKNRPRDQLLKSTERGPHRDDIELLLNGRPARQFASEGQQRCLVIALRLAQAAYFKAKGGVTPVLLCDDVLGELDPSRRERFWASLEHDPQVIATGTSLPADADGWQVLQVENGRVLS; translated from the coding sequence GTGCGTTTCCAAAAGGTCACCCTGCAGGGCTTCCGGAACCTGCCGCTCTGCGAGGTGGAACTCGCCGGCCGGCGGACGTTTCTGTGTGGGGCTAACGCGCAGGGTAAGACCAATTTCCTCGAGGCGCTGGGTTATGTGACGGCCCTGCGTTCGTTCCGCGGCGCGGAGACGCGGGCGCTGATCGGGCACGGGCAGGCGCAGGCGGGGCTGGCCTTTGGCCTGGAGCACGAGACCCTGGGGGCGAGCCGGATCATGATCACCCTGAAGCCCGCGGCCCGCGAGGTGATGTGGGAGCAGGGCCGGGTGACCCGGCTGGGGGATTTCATCGGGCGGTTTCCCACGGTGGCGTTCTGGTCGCAGGACAACCAATTCCTGCGGGGGGCGCCGGCGTTGCGACGGCGCTGGCTCGACCTGACGCTGGCCGCGATGGATCCGGTCTACCTGCAAGCGCTGCAGTCCTACACGCGAGCCGTGGCCGAACGGAACATGTTGCTCAAGCAAGGCCGCGGCGATGCGGGCACGCTGGAGGCCTTCGAGCACGAACTGGGGGTGCACGCGGCGGTGCTGGTGGCGGGGCGCCGGGCGGGGGTGGAGGCGATCAGCGCGCTCTTTCATGCGGCGCACCAGCGGCTGGTGCCGGAGGCGGAAACGGCGGGGCTGGTCTACGCGCCGGATACGACGGCGGCCACGGCGTCGGAATTTGCCGCGTTGCAGGCGAAAAACCGGCCGCGCGACCAGCTGTTGAAATCCACGGAGCGGGGACCGCATCGGGACGACATCGAGCTGTTGCTCAACGGCCGGCCGGCGCGGCAGTTCGCCTCGGAGGGCCAGCAGCGCTGCCTGGTGATCGCGTTGCGGCTGGCGCAGGCGGCGTACTTCAAGGCGAAGGGCGGGGTCACGCCGGTGCTGTTGTGTGACGATGTGCTCGGCGAACTCGATCCCTCACGGCGCGAGCGCTTCTGGGCCTCGCTCGAGCACGACCCGCAGGTGATCGCGACGGGAACGAGCCTCCCGGCGGACGCGGACGGGTGGCAAGTGCTGCAGGTGGAAAACGGGAGGGTGCTCTCGTGA
- a CDS encoding sulfite exporter TauE/SafE family protein: protein MHFESWQWVLLAVAALFFGLSKTGIPGISMVSVGILANLMPAQQATGVVLPMLIFADGFAFFIYRKNLEWRRVGRLLPWAVGGVVAGWFALGRINNEQTAQVVGGIIALMLGLHVWRQRKNAERLATQAPAWFGPAMGVFAGVTTMIANAAGPVMTLYLLAMRLSKLEFLGTGAAFFLVINWIKVPFAVHLGLITPASLILNLWLLPAVAVGALLGRPLVERVNQRWFENIALGLAALTAIKLLFF, encoded by the coding sequence ATGCACTTTGAATCCTGGCAATGGGTGCTGCTGGCGGTGGCGGCGCTGTTCTTCGGGCTTTCCAAGACCGGGATCCCGGGGATCTCGATGGTATCGGTCGGGATCCTGGCGAACCTGATGCCGGCGCAGCAGGCGACGGGCGTGGTACTGCCGATGCTCATCTTCGCCGATGGATTCGCGTTCTTCATCTACCGCAAAAACCTGGAGTGGCGCCGGGTCGGCCGGTTGCTGCCCTGGGCGGTGGGCGGCGTGGTGGCCGGTTGGTTTGCGCTCGGACGGATCAACAACGAGCAGACGGCGCAGGTGGTGGGCGGCATCATCGCGCTGATGCTGGGGCTGCATGTCTGGCGGCAGCGGAAAAACGCGGAACGGCTCGCTACCCAGGCCCCGGCCTGGTTCGGGCCGGCGATGGGGGTGTTTGCCGGCGTGACCACCATGATCGCGAACGCCGCGGGGCCGGTGATGACGCTTTACTTGCTGGCGATGCGACTGAGCAAACTGGAGTTCCTCGGCACGGGCGCGGCATTTTTCCTGGTGATCAACTGGATCAAGGTGCCCTTTGCCGTGCACCTTGGCTTGATCACGCCGGCCAGTTTAATTCTCAACCTGTGGTTGCTGCCTGCGGTGGCCGTGGGGGCTCTGCTGGGTCGGCCTTTGGTGGAGCGGGTCAATCAGCGTTGGTTCGAAAATATCGCCCTGGGACTCGCGGCATTAACGGCGATCAAGTTGTTGTTCTTTTAG
- a CDS encoding CmpA/NrtA family ABC transporter substrate-binding protein: MPAARPTSATPRPLRLGFISLTDAAPLIAAQELGCFARRGLAVELCREVGWATIRDKVTYGELDGAHAPAPMLWATKLGLGCAPADVSTGFIFNLHGNAITLSVRLWEAGVRDAASLREDALRRRGENKLMFGIVFPHSMHHLLLLHWLRAARLDPERDVRIAVVPPAQMFRNLVAGTLDGYCAGEPWNTLAVQQNQGWCPAWSSSLAPGHVEKVLMVRNAFAEHRAPEHAALIAALAEAAAWCDQPANRAALAGLLAAPAYLNLPAAVIEPALVGRFSPRAGVTETVPDFLVFNRGDANAPTAERAATLQNDLVVAGLIPRSLLNASLPRRLFREDLYREATTNLDPHAHQQLKLPDGTFVSA; this comes from the coding sequence ATGCCCGCCGCCCGTCCGACTTCCGCCACTCCCCGCCCGCTCCGCCTCGGCTTCATCTCCTTGACCGACGCGGCGCCGCTCATCGCGGCCCAGGAACTGGGCTGCTTCGCCCGCCGGGGCCTGGCCGTCGAGCTCTGCCGCGAGGTTGGCTGGGCCACCATCCGGGACAAGGTCACCTATGGCGAACTCGACGGCGCCCATGCGCCGGCCCCCATGCTCTGGGCCACCAAGCTCGGACTCGGCTGCGCCCCCGCCGATGTCTCGACCGGGTTCATCTTCAATCTCCACGGCAACGCGATCACCCTCAGCGTCCGCCTCTGGGAGGCGGGCGTGCGCGACGCCGCCAGCCTGCGCGAGGACGCCCTCCGCCGCCGCGGGGAAAACAAGCTCATGTTCGGCATCGTTTTTCCCCACTCGATGCACCACCTGCTCCTCCTGCATTGGCTCCGCGCGGCGCGGCTCGATCCCGAACGCGACGTCCGCATCGCCGTCGTGCCCCCCGCGCAGATGTTCCGGAACCTCGTGGCCGGGACCCTCGACGGCTACTGCGCCGGTGAACCCTGGAACACCCTCGCCGTCCAGCAGAACCAAGGCTGGTGCCCCGCCTGGAGTTCCTCCCTCGCCCCCGGCCACGTCGAAAAGGTCCTGATGGTGCGCAACGCCTTCGCCGAGCACCGCGCCCCCGAGCACGCCGCGCTGATCGCCGCCCTCGCGGAGGCCGCCGCCTGGTGCGACCAGCCCGCCAACCGCGCCGCCCTCGCCGGCCTGCTCGCCGCCCCGGCTTACCTGAATCTGCCCGCCGCCGTGATCGAACCCGCCCTCGTCGGCCGCTTCTCCCCGCGCGCCGGGGTCACCGAGACCGTCCCGGACTTCCTCGTCTTTAATCGCGGCGACGCCAACGCCCCCACCGCCGAACGCGCCGCCACGCTGCAAAACGACCTCGTCGTCGCCGGCCTCATCCCCCGCTCCCTCCTCAACGCCAGCCTGCCCCGCCGCCTTTTTCGCGAAGACCTCTACCGCGAAGCCACCACCAACCTCGACCCTCATGCCCACCAGCAACTCAAACTACCCGACGGGACATTTGTCTCCGCTTAA
- a CDS encoding peptidylprolyl isomerase, protein MSTSSPLPEVAVLTTSYGDLVISFWSDVAPKTVENFKKLARDGFYDGTAFHRIIKDFMIQGGCPNTKAGETGQPGTGSPGYKIKAEFNAKSHVRGVISMARSSHPDSAGSQFFICHGDAKFLDRQYTAFGQLIEGDDVLERIANVPTKSGGGGEKSTPIDRIELVSVKIMVKG, encoded by the coding sequence ATGAGCACCTCCTCCCCTCTCCCCGAAGTCGCCGTACTCACCACCAGCTATGGCGATCTCGTCATCAGCTTCTGGTCCGACGTGGCCCCGAAGACCGTTGAAAACTTCAAGAAGCTCGCGCGCGACGGCTTCTACGACGGCACCGCCTTCCACCGCATCATCAAGGATTTCATGATCCAGGGCGGCTGCCCCAACACCAAGGCCGGCGAGACGGGCCAGCCCGGCACCGGCAGCCCCGGCTACAAGATCAAGGCCGAGTTCAACGCCAAGTCCCACGTGCGCGGCGTCATCTCCATGGCCCGCTCCTCCCACCCGGACTCCGCCGGCTCCCAGTTCTTCATTTGCCACGGCGACGCCAAGTTCCTCGACCGTCAGTACACCGCCTTCGGCCAGCTGATCGAGGGTGACGACGTCCTCGAGCGCATCGCCAACGTCCCGACCAAGAGCGGTGGCGGCGGCGAGAAAAGCACCCCGATCGACCGCATCGAGCTCGTCAGCGTGAAGATCATGGTGAAGGGCTGA
- a CDS encoding adenylosuccinate synthetase produces the protein MPLSPFRSQLIADVGISFGDEGKGRLIPEVIEELRPTPASVSVVFKVNGGSNSGHTAGGLKLNLLPAGVVAQAVPHLGIGAGVVADPRKFLWEGRPLEQKGYAIFSRLVIDERTLVTDLSHRLLDLAWEDYRVNVLQEEARGSTGRGITPAYQDETGQWQITFADFLGGPNFFARKLAARAERACRTIQHVCRVNGDTWNSFFAKLTAAETKANAEAVQLGLFEAAEFDFHQFMGPTPFTLNIPQLTAVYWEAGQALRANIGELRELVLRELAAGHSIIGEFGQSYWLDKRHGYSPNVTASHTFTPEFFESAGIPVQPIHTFGVAKAYDTKVGTHTFLTQMPDDLPLCQSLKKLEFGVTTGRQRMVGWYDAVEKGDALRYGGYQDLMINKIDALSGATELQICTAYADASGKRYGHVPRNEALRKTLHPVYSKHAGWAEDISGVRHFADLPRNAQRYTAAMVRSLIAVAYPDKLPAVLPNLRYLGVGPDPSQIIKDVPATTELLSLA, from the coding sequence ATGCCCCTCTCTCCTTTCCGCAGCCAGCTCATCGCCGATGTCGGCATCTCCTTCGGTGACGAAGGCAAAGGCCGCCTCATCCCCGAGGTCATCGAGGAGCTCCGCCCCACCCCGGCCTCGGTCTCCGTCGTCTTCAAGGTCAACGGCGGCTCCAACTCCGGCCACACCGCCGGTGGCCTGAAGCTAAATCTCCTGCCCGCGGGCGTCGTCGCCCAGGCCGTCCCCCACCTCGGCATCGGCGCGGGCGTCGTCGCCGATCCCCGCAAGTTCCTCTGGGAAGGCCGGCCGCTGGAGCAGAAGGGTTACGCCATCTTCTCCCGCCTCGTCATCGACGAGCGCACCCTGGTCACGGACCTCAGCCACCGCCTCCTCGACCTCGCCTGGGAGGATTACCGCGTCAACGTGCTCCAGGAGGAGGCCCGCGGCTCCACCGGCCGCGGCATCACCCCGGCCTACCAGGACGAAACCGGCCAGTGGCAGATCACCTTCGCCGATTTCCTCGGCGGCCCGAATTTCTTCGCCCGCAAGCTCGCCGCCCGCGCCGAGCGCGCCTGCCGCACCATCCAGCACGTCTGCCGCGTCAACGGGGACACGTGGAACAGCTTCTTCGCCAAGCTCACCGCCGCCGAGACCAAGGCTAACGCCGAGGCGGTCCAGCTCGGCCTGTTCGAGGCGGCCGAATTCGACTTTCACCAGTTCATGGGGCCCACCCCGTTCACCCTGAACATCCCCCAGCTGACCGCGGTCTACTGGGAGGCTGGCCAGGCCCTCCGCGCCAATATCGGCGAGCTGCGCGAGCTGGTGCTCCGCGAACTCGCCGCCGGCCACAGCATCATCGGCGAATTCGGCCAGTCCTACTGGCTCGACAAACGCCACGGCTACTCGCCCAACGTCACCGCCTCCCACACGTTCACACCTGAGTTCTTCGAGAGCGCCGGCATCCCCGTGCAGCCGATCCACACCTTCGGCGTCGCCAAGGCCTACGACACCAAGGTCGGCACCCACACCTTCCTCACGCAGATGCCGGACGACCTCCCGCTCTGCCAGAGCCTCAAGAAGCTGGAATTCGGCGTCACCACCGGCCGCCAGCGCATGGTCGGCTGGTACGACGCCGTCGAGAAGGGCGACGCCCTGCGCTACGGCGGCTACCAGGACCTGATGATCAACAAAATCGACGCCCTCTCCGGCGCGACCGAGTTGCAGATCTGCACCGCCTACGCCGACGCCAGCGGCAAACGCTACGGCCACGTCCCCCGCAACGAGGCCCTGCGCAAGACCCTTCATCCCGTCTACTCGAAGCATGCCGGCTGGGCCGAGGACATCTCCGGCGTCCGCCACTTCGCCGACCTGCCCCGGAATGCGCAGCGTTACACCGCCGCCATGGTCCGCAGCCTCATCGCCGTCGCTTATCCGGACAAACTCCCCGCCGTCCTCCCCAACCTCCGCTACCTCGGCGTCGGCCCCGACCCCTCCCAAATCATCAAGGACGTCCCGGCCACCACCGAGCTCCTGTCGTTGGCCTGA
- a CDS encoding SRPBCC family protein — protein MPRIELELLIRAPIQIVFDLARSIDAHQASQSQHAERAVAGRTTGLIQLGESVTWEAVHLGVRQRLTSRIVAMTAPLHFRDSMVAGAFRRFDHDHLFATVPGGTRMSDVFDYTAPLGRLGRLADRLFLQRYMTRLLAARNQTLKQLAESGDFARYLPPPSSGKI, from the coding sequence ATGCCCCGCATCGAACTTGAGCTCCTGATCCGCGCGCCGATCCAGATCGTGTTCGATCTGGCCCGCAGCATCGACGCCCATCAGGCCAGCCAATCGCAACACGCCGAGCGCGCCGTGGCGGGCCGGACCACCGGCTTGATCCAACTCGGCGAATCCGTCACGTGGGAAGCGGTGCACCTCGGGGTGCGCCAGCGGCTCACCAGCCGGATCGTGGCGATGACGGCCCCGCTTCACTTTCGCGATTCCATGGTGGCCGGGGCGTTTCGACGCTTCGATCATGATCACCTCTTCGCCACCGTGCCGGGTGGCACGCGGATGAGCGATGTCTTCGATTACACTGCCCCGCTCGGGCGGCTCGGGCGCCTCGCCGACCGGCTCTTCCTGCAGCGCTACATGACGCGGCTGCTGGCGGCGCGCAACCAGACCCTGAAGCAACTGGCCGAGAGCGGCGACTTCGCCCGCTACCTCCCGCCGCCGTCCAGCGGCAAAATCTGA
- a CDS encoding crossover junction endodeoxyribonuclease RuvC → MARTSVRQLWKAKLEGKLAAPSWPAAPTLQRPAFQGRVLGVDPSLRGTGLALLEFTPGRPAVLLRCQTLKIPAKHAMPRCLAEIHRAVTAFMADFTPRHVALEQTIYVQNFQTAQILGAARGAAIAAAALHDVAVFEYAPLRVKQAVVGAGRASKEQMARTVMAMLGHGRPLAYDEADAAGVALCHALTWRE, encoded by the coding sequence ATGGCACGCACATCGGTTCGACAACTCTGGAAGGCGAAGCTCGAGGGCAAGCTCGCGGCCCCGTCGTGGCCGGCGGCGCCGACGCTGCAGCGGCCGGCGTTCCAGGGCCGGGTGCTCGGGGTTGATCCCAGTTTGCGCGGGACGGGCCTGGCGCTGCTGGAGTTCACGCCGGGCCGGCCCGCGGTGCTGCTGCGCTGCCAGACCCTGAAGATCCCGGCGAAGCATGCGATGCCGCGTTGCCTGGCGGAGATCCACCGGGCGGTGACGGCGTTCATGGCGGATTTCACCCCGCGGCACGTGGCGCTGGAGCAGACGATCTACGTGCAGAATTTCCAGACCGCGCAGATCCTCGGCGCGGCGCGGGGCGCGGCCATCGCGGCGGCGGCGTTGCACGACGTGGCCGTTTTCGAGTACGCCCCGCTGCGGGTGAAGCAGGCGGTGGTGGGGGCGGGTCGGGCCAGCAAGGAGCAGATGGCCCGCACGGTCATGGCCATGCTGGGGCACGGCCGCCCGCTGGCCTACGATGAAGCCGACGCCGCGGGCGTGGCGCTGTGCCATGCGTTGACGTGGCGCGAGTGA
- a CDS encoding SulP family inorganic anion transporter, which yields MSKPDSTGLRPTAAFKFRPRFLALLQQGYTRQQAVTDVFSGMTVGLIALPLALALGVASIPAGVLTPFPAPAIGIFTAIIGGFIVSLLGGSRVQISGPTAAFVTVILLVVEKHGYDGLLLATVMAGIILVLMGASGLGTLIKFIPYPVTSGFTTGIAVAIMLGQAPQFLGLRGAEAVPSEFGEKIPWIFAHLPALNLPTLLIATSCALFIHLWPKYRARLHAERIPGAIIAMVVSAVAVLWLGWAQSAGVATIGTQFGPDAIPHGLPPFVWPEISLSRIRDLIGPATTIAVLGAIESLLSAVVADGLINDRHDSNTELIAQGVANIVCPFFCGMPVTGAIARTSANVKAGGRTPVAGLVHAVTLLLIVLFFSSYARFVPMAAIAAVLVIVAFRMGEWHELRRLHRMPRSDALVLLTTMGLTVVFDLVIAVEVGLILAAILFIKRMAETTEIAQVTDRDELETTEQIAHGKAIPEGVVVFRIFGPFFFGAAEKMEDALQRVGTLPRVLILRMQLVPAMDATALNALESIVERMQAAGGTVILSGPHRQPLDMMVQAGFIEKLGRRNIRAHFDAALVRAREILASPASHP from the coding sequence ATGAGCAAACCTGACTCCACCGGCCTCCGGCCCACGGCGGCTTTCAAGTTTCGCCCGCGCTTCCTCGCGCTGCTGCAACAAGGCTACACCCGCCAGCAGGCGGTGACCGATGTGTTCTCCGGCATGACCGTGGGGCTCATTGCCCTGCCCCTCGCGCTCGCCCTGGGGGTGGCCAGCATCCCGGCGGGTGTCCTGACGCCGTTTCCCGCCCCGGCGATCGGTATCTTCACCGCCATCATCGGCGGTTTCATTGTCTCCCTGCTCGGCGGCAGCCGCGTCCAGATATCCGGCCCGACCGCCGCCTTCGTCACCGTCATTCTGCTCGTGGTGGAGAAACATGGCTATGACGGCCTGCTCCTCGCCACCGTTATGGCCGGCATCATCCTCGTCCTCATGGGGGCCAGCGGCCTGGGCACGCTGATCAAATTCATTCCCTACCCGGTCACCAGCGGCTTCACCACCGGCATCGCCGTGGCCATCATGCTCGGCCAGGCGCCCCAGTTTCTCGGCCTGCGCGGCGCGGAGGCCGTCCCGAGCGAGTTCGGGGAAAAAATCCCCTGGATCTTCGCCCATCTCCCGGCGCTCAACCTGCCGACCCTGCTCATCGCCACCAGTTGCGCGCTCTTCATCCACCTCTGGCCCAAATACCGGGCCCGCCTCCACGCCGAGCGCATCCCCGGCGCCATCATTGCCATGGTTGTGTCGGCCGTCGCCGTCCTCTGGCTCGGCTGGGCGCAGTCCGCCGGCGTGGCCACAATCGGCACCCAGTTCGGCCCCGACGCCATCCCGCACGGCCTGCCCCCCTTCGTCTGGCCGGAAATCAGCCTCAGCCGCATCCGCGACCTCATCGGTCCCGCCACCACCATCGCCGTGCTCGGCGCCATCGAGTCGCTGCTCTCCGCCGTCGTCGCCGACGGCCTCATCAACGACCGGCACGATTCCAACACCGAGCTCATCGCCCAGGGTGTGGCCAACATCGTCTGCCCGTTCTTCTGCGGCATGCCCGTCACCGGCGCCATCGCCCGCACTTCCGCCAACGTCAAGGCCGGCGGCCGCACCCCCGTCGCCGGCCTGGTCCACGCCGTCACCCTGCTGCTCATCGTCCTCTTCTTCTCCTCCTACGCCCGGTTTGTCCCGATGGCCGCCATCGCCGCCGTCCTGGTGATCGTCGCCTTCCGCATGGGCGAATGGCACGAACTGCGCCGCCTCCACCGCATGCCCCGTAGCGACGCCCTCGTCCTCCTCACCACCATGGGACTCACCGTGGTCTTCGACCTCGTGATCGCCGTCGAGGTCGGCCTCATCCTCGCCGCCATCCTCTTCATCAAGCGCATGGCCGAGACCACCGAGATCGCCCAGGTGACCGACCGCGACGAGTTGGAAACCACCGAGCAGATCGCCCACGGCAAGGCCATCCCCGAGGGCGTCGTGGTCTTCCGGATCTTTGGCCCGTTCTTTTTCGGCGCGGCCGAGAAGATGGAGGATGCGCTGCAGCGTGTCGGCACCCTGCCGCGCGTGCTCATCCTCCGTATGCAGCTCGTGCCCGCCATGGACGCCACCGCCCTGAATGCACTCGAGAGCATCGTGGAGCGCATGCAGGCCGCCGGCGGCACCGTCATCCTCAGCGGTCCCCACCGCCAACCCCTCGACATGATGGTGCAGGCCGGCTTCATCGAGAAGCTCGGCCGCCGCAATATCCGCGCCCACTTCGACGCCGCCCTCGTCCGGGCCCGCGAGATCCTCGCCTCCCCTGCCTCCCACCCATGA